One part of the Thermococcus sp. JdF3 genome encodes these proteins:
- a CDS encoding fumarate hydratase, protein MLVDAIVEAIRLAVTRIPDDVISALRKAYEFEESEVARFNLENILKAVEIGRDGSIPVCQDTGTLTFFVRAGVESPYLRGLEGAIVEATRRATREVPLRPNAVDVLNGKNSGDNTGRFVPVVHWELVEGSEIEIAVLPKGGGSENCSALAMLTPGEGWEGVKRFVLERVRECGGKPCPPVILGIGVGGGADLSLSLAKRALLRRVGERNPDGRIAEIEAELLEDVNSLGMGPMGMGGRTTALDVKIEVAHRHPASFPVGLIVQCWANRRAFLRIEPDGRVDVWQ, encoded by the coding sequence TTGCTTGTCGATGCCATCGTTGAGGCGATAAGGTTGGCCGTCACGAGGATCCCGGACGACGTTATTTCTGCTCTCAGAAAGGCCTACGAGTTTGAGGAGAGCGAGGTGGCGCGTTTCAACCTCGAAAACATCCTGAAGGCCGTAGAAATTGGGAGGGATGGCTCGATCCCCGTCTGCCAGGACACGGGGACGCTCACATTCTTCGTGAGGGCAGGGGTTGAGAGTCCTTACCTTCGCGGGCTGGAGGGGGCGATAGTCGAAGCGACGAGGAGGGCGACGCGGGAGGTTCCGCTCAGGCCCAACGCCGTCGATGTTCTGAACGGGAAGAACTCCGGGGACAACACCGGCCGGTTTGTTCCGGTGGTTCACTGGGAGCTTGTTGAAGGGAGCGAAATCGAGATAGCCGTCCTCCCCAAGGGGGGCGGCAGCGAGAACTGCTCCGCCCTCGCGATGCTAACCCCCGGCGAGGGATGGGAGGGGGTGAAGCGCTTCGTCCTTGAACGGGTCAGGGAATGCGGTGGCAAGCCGTGTCCGCCGGTGATACTGGGGATAGGTGTGGGCGGGGGCGCGGACCTCTCGCTGAGTCTGGCCAAGAGGGCTCTGCTCAGGAGGGTTGGGGAGAGGAATCCCGACGGTAGAATAGCAGAAATCGAGGCTGAGCTCCTGGAGGATGTCAACTCCCTCGGAATGGGCCCTATGGGCATGGGGGGCAGAACCACCGCGCTGGACGTCAAAATCGAGGTCGCCCACAGGCACCCCGCGAGCTTTCCGGTCGGTTTGATAGTCCAGTGCTGGGCCAACAGGAGGGCTTTCCTCAGGATAGAGCCGGATGGGAGGGTTGACGTGTGGCAGTGA
- a CDS encoding NADP-dependent malic enzyme yields MDPLTFHRDNFIGNGKVEVIPKVPLTGESLSLAYTPGVAEVSRRIRENPKDVFEYTNRGNTIAVVSDGTRVLGLGDTGPLGALPVMEGKALLFKAFGGVDAFPLVLAEKDPERFIEVVKAVSPSFGGINLEDISSPKCFYVLERLRKELEIPVFHDDQQGTASVVLAALINSLKVVGKKPDEITVALFGAGAAGFATLRLITKAGVPPGNVRVVELVKREPRILTPDLPIEELFPYRGGLLEKTNAEGVEGGPEEALKGADVLISFTRPGPGVIKPEWIERMADDAIVFPLANPTPEILPEDAKKAGARIVATGRSDYPNQVNNLLGFPAIFRGALDVRARTITDGMVIAAATAMAETIEPNENEIIPSPFHPDVHPRVARAVAEEAMRENVAGIRVRGEEVEERLRRWREFYEREIAPLNDRRGSYR; encoded by the coding sequence ATGGACCCCCTAACGTTTCACAGGGACAACTTCATAGGGAACGGAAAGGTAGAGGTAATACCCAAGGTTCCCCTCACGGGGGAGAGCCTCAGCCTCGCTTACACACCGGGCGTAGCGGAGGTTTCGCGAAGGATACGAGAAAACCCCAAGGACGTCTTTGAATACACCAACCGCGGAAACACGATAGCCGTCGTGAGCGATGGAACGCGTGTCCTGGGCCTCGGAGATACAGGGCCCCTCGGGGCACTCCCGGTCATGGAGGGGAAAGCTTTGCTCTTCAAGGCCTTCGGGGGAGTTGATGCCTTTCCGCTTGTTTTAGCAGAAAAAGACCCCGAGCGCTTCATAGAAGTCGTTAAGGCCGTCTCGCCCTCTTTCGGCGGGATCAACCTTGAGGACATCTCCTCCCCGAAATGCTTCTACGTCCTTGAGAGGCTGAGAAAAGAGCTCGAAATTCCCGTCTTCCACGACGACCAGCAGGGGACCGCGAGCGTCGTTTTAGCGGCACTGATAAATTCGCTGAAGGTGGTCGGAAAGAAGCCCGACGAGATCACGGTCGCGCTCTTCGGGGCGGGGGCAGCGGGGTTCGCCACCCTCAGACTGATCACGAAGGCCGGAGTGCCCCCCGGAAACGTCCGCGTTGTCGAGCTTGTGAAAAGGGAGCCAAGGATTCTGACACCGGACCTTCCGATTGAGGAGCTTTTCCCCTACCGCGGTGGGCTTCTTGAAAAGACCAACGCCGAGGGTGTTGAGGGAGGTCCGGAGGAGGCGCTGAAGGGTGCGGACGTTCTAATCTCCTTCACGAGGCCCGGGCCGGGCGTCATAAAGCCAGAGTGGATTGAGAGGATGGCCGACGACGCGATAGTATTCCCGCTCGCCAATCCAACGCCGGAGATACTCCCAGAGGATGCCAAAAAGGCTGGCGCAAGGATAGTGGCCACCGGCAGAAGCGACTACCCGAACCAGGTGAACAACCTGCTCGGATTTCCGGCGATTTTCAGGGGAGCCCTCGACGTGAGGGCCAGAACCATAACGGACGGGATGGTCATCGCCGCCGCAACGGCCATGGCGGAAACAATCGAACCCAACGAGAACGAGATAATCCCCTCCCCGTTCCACCCCGATGTCCACCCGAGGGTCGCGAGGGCGGTTGCCGAGGAAGCGATGCGCGAAAACGTTGCAGGGATACGCGTGCGCGGGGAAGAGGTGGAGGAGAGACTGAGGCGCTGGAGGGAGTTCTACGAGCGGGAGATAGCGCCCCTCAACGACCGTAGAGGGAGCTACCGTTAG
- a CDS encoding FumA C-terminus/TtdB family hydratase beta subunit, translated as MAVRLRTPLGEEDVLTLRAGDVVHLSGTVYTARDSAHRKILELAEKGELPLDFEGAVIYHCGPVVRNGDGGYEVVSAGPTTSARMNRYLEGILSLGVRGIIGKGGMNPAPFKGRAVYFAFTGGAGSLAAKSIKKVRGVLWLDELGTPEAVWVLEVEDFPLLVAIDANGSSLYGR; from the coding sequence GTGGCAGTGAGGCTGAGAACTCCTCTGGGTGAAGAGGACGTCCTGACTCTCAGGGCCGGCGACGTGGTTCACCTCTCCGGGACGGTTTACACCGCCAGGGATTCGGCACACAGGAAAATCCTTGAGCTGGCTGAGAAAGGAGAGCTTCCCCTCGACTTTGAGGGCGCGGTGATATATCACTGCGGGCCCGTGGTGAGAAACGGTGATGGGGGTTATGAGGTCGTCTCTGCCGGCCCCACTACCAGCGCGAGGATGAACCGCTACCTGGAGGGGATTCTCTCCCTCGGCGTCCGCGGGATAATCGGAAAGGGAGGGATGAACCCGGCGCCCTTTAAAGGCCGGGCCGTCTACTTCGCCTTCACAGGTGGAGCTGGCTCCCTCGCGGCGAAGAGCATAAAGAAAGTCAGGGGGGTGCTCTGGCTCGACGAGCTTGGCACGCCGGAGGCGGTGTGGGTTCTCGAAGTCGAGGATTTCCCGCTGCTGGTGGCGATAGACGCTAACGGTAGCTCCCTCTACGGTCGTTGA
- a CDS encoding RNA-guided endonuclease TnpB family protein, with protein MKRSVTVKLQPSKEQEEKLHQLTDLGAKVWNRVNYLRRQQFFQGQIVDFNTTEKTVYEEFKKEIGSATVQQICRKNAEAWRSFFTLARKKRNGELPEWLKPKPPNYLKECEKRKPFIILRNDQYRIEGNRLILKGLGKFKRLEIQFKGRIHLKGRQGRLEITYDEVRRKWYAHISFTVKEKLESEEWVNLPRKPKGNLSAGIDLGVNNLMAVYVESGESFLVNGRPLKSIAFYWQKKIADYQSKLNKSGQKTSRKFRRMHGKAKLQAKHYINTVMRQTVKRLYDLGVSTIIVGYPKGIAQNSDKGKKQNFILSHVWRFNTVIKRLKEVAEEYGIQVVVVNEAFTSKTCPVCGKPHEGARFVRGLFKCPATGLTFNADLVGAFNILKKVAKTITPNLGGLFAQRRGNWPEARPEGLKARFELGFSEAPQTSPPMARG; from the coding sequence ATGAAGCGTTCGGTGACGGTCAAACTCCAACCCTCCAAAGAGCAAGAGGAGAAACTCCATCAGTTAACAGACCTTGGGGCCAAAGTCTGGAACAGGGTAAACTACCTCAGGCGGCAACAGTTCTTCCAAGGGCAAATCGTGGACTTTAACACGACGGAAAAAACCGTTTATGAGGAGTTTAAGAAGGAAATCGGCTCTGCAACAGTCCAGCAAATTTGCAGAAAGAATGCGGAAGCTTGGAGAAGCTTCTTCACCCTTGCAAGAAAGAAGCGGAATGGTGAACTCCCCGAATGGCTTAAGCCAAAGCCACCGAACTACCTGAAGGAATGCGAGAAGAGGAAACCCTTCATAATCCTCAGGAACGACCAGTACAGGATTGAAGGGAACAGGTTAATCCTCAAAGGCCTTGGCAAGTTCAAACGCTTGGAAATCCAGTTCAAGGGTAGAATACACTTGAAGGGCAGGCAGGGACGCTTAGAGATAACTTACGACGAGGTAAGGCGGAAGTGGTATGCCCACATCAGCTTCACTGTGAAGGAAAAGCTTGAGAGTGAGGAGTGGGTTAATCTTCCAAGAAAACCAAAGGGGAACCTCTCAGCGGGGATTGACTTGGGAGTGAACAATTTAATGGCCGTTTACGTGGAAAGCGGAGAAAGTTTCCTCGTGAACGGAAGACCCTTGAAGTCAATAGCTTTTTACTGGCAAAAGAAAATAGCTGATTACCAGTCAAAACTCAATAAAAGTGGCCAGAAGACGAGTAGAAAATTCAGGAGAATGCACGGGAAGGCGAAACTCCAGGCGAAGCATTACATCAACACTGTCATGAGACAGACGGTTAAGAGGCTTTATGATTTGGGTGTTTCCACAATTATCGTTGGTTATCCCAAGGGCATAGCCCAAAACTCTGATAAGGGTAAGAAGCAGAATTTTATCCTCTCTCACGTGTGGCGGTTTAACACGGTCATTAAACGCTTGAAGGAAGTGGCTGAGGAGTATGGTATTCAGGTTGTTGTGGTCAATGAGGCCTTCACCTCAAAGACCTGTCCCGTTTGCGGGAAGCCCCACGAGGGGGCGAGGTTCGTCAGGGGATTATTTAAGTGTCCCGCAACGGGGCTTACCTTCAACGCCGACCTCGTTGGAGCCTTCAACATTTTGAAAAAGGTTGCCAAAACGATAACCCCGAATCTGGGCGGTTTGTTCGCCCAAAGGAGGGGTAACTGGCCGGAGGCCCGGCCAGAGGGGCTGAAAGCCCGCTTTGAGTTGGGCTTTAGTGAAGCCCCTCAAACCTCCCCTCCAATGGCGAGGGGTTAA
- a CDS encoding M20 family metallopeptidase has translation MEFDLLKELVSISSPFGKEEEISKFIASFLEEHGLEVELLPVEGFGSNVIAHLPGRGHTVVLNGHMDTVNLSPGWTKNPYGELEGDRFYGLGSADMKAGLAALLSAFVEMAELPRKERPTVIFTAVVDEEGYSRGAWELIRSGKLDRADVVLVAEPTNERLMLGARGRFVVQVEVFGKKAHAARPYEGLNAIEELGRFVGSLWKIRFRNHRKLGAGSYCTLRIEGSADGLSVPDYARAIIDRHVVIGEDWDRVSSELLNLAERVKLKGDIRVSKFERPTPDMLPYAVRENDRFVNIFKSVHRTVLGGEPEIIYGRSVGDFNYFGTYLNKPTLVYGPVGGNWHGSDEWVSVESLKRVKRVYVEFLKALV, from the coding sequence ATGGAATTTGATCTCCTGAAGGAACTGGTGTCCATAAGCTCCCCGTTTGGGAAAGAGGAGGAGATATCCAAATTCATAGCTTCGTTTCTCGAGGAGCATGGCCTTGAGGTTGAACTCCTTCCGGTGGAGGGCTTTGGGAGCAATGTTATAGCCCATCTCCCCGGCAGGGGCCATACGGTCGTTCTTAACGGTCACATGGATACCGTCAACCTGTCCCCCGGCTGGACAAAGAACCCCTACGGAGAGCTGGAGGGCGACCGCTTCTACGGCCTGGGCAGTGCGGACATGAAGGCGGGTCTCGCGGCGCTCCTGTCCGCGTTCGTCGAGATGGCGGAGCTTCCCCGAAAGGAGCGGCCCACCGTAATCTTCACCGCGGTCGTTGATGAGGAGGGCTACTCCAGGGGTGCATGGGAGCTTATACGAAGCGGAAAGCTGGACAGGGCGGATGTTGTTCTCGTCGCCGAGCCGACGAACGAGAGGCTCATGCTCGGTGCGAGGGGACGCTTCGTTGTTCAGGTGGAGGTCTTCGGGAAGAAGGCCCACGCGGCGAGGCCGTACGAGGGACTCAACGCCATAGAGGAGCTGGGAAGGTTCGTCGGCTCCCTCTGGAAGATACGCTTCAGGAACCACCGGAAGCTCGGCGCTGGCTCATACTGCACCCTCCGCATTGAGGGCTCCGCCGATGGCCTGAGCGTCCCGGACTACGCCAGGGCGATAATAGACAGACACGTGGTTATCGGTGAGGACTGGGATAGGGTTAGCTCCGAGCTTCTCAACCTTGCGGAGAGGGTGAAGCTGAAGGGGGACATCAGGGTCTCGAAGTTTGAGAGGCCGACGCCGGATATGCTCCCCTACGCCGTCAGGGAGAACGACCGCTTTGTGAACATCTTCAAGTCCGTTCATCGAACGGTACTCGGCGGGGAGCCGGAGATAATCTACGGCAGGAGCGTGGGGGACTTCAATTACTTTGGGACCTATCTCAACAAGCCGACGCTGGTTTACGGGCCGGTCGGCGGCAACTGGCACGGAAGCGACGAATGGGTGAGCGTTGAATCCCTGAAGAGGGTGAAACGGGTCTACGTTGAATTCCTGAAGGCGCTGGTTTAA
- a CDS encoding TIGR00153 family protein translates to MPIFGGKESSVFEAIDEHLEVVSESLVAFRELVDAYLNGDFDRARAFEREVDQLESKADTLRRGIETMLYEGAFLPANRGDYVRLSELIDQVADAAESAAHTLILAKPKVPKELRAEIMRLVESAVETYGVLVQAVNAMNSDVDRAIELAKAVEDAEEIADEVEYDVKGKVFESETVTTYAKLVWNQILTKIGDIADRAEDASDQVMLMAIKRRG, encoded by the coding sequence ATGCCCATATTCGGGGGTAAGGAGAGCAGCGTTTTTGAAGCCATAGACGAGCACCTTGAGGTCGTCAGCGAGTCCCTCGTTGCCTTCAGGGAGCTGGTTGATGCTTACCTCAACGGTGACTTTGACAGGGCCAGGGCCTTTGAGAGGGAGGTTGACCAGCTGGAGAGCAAGGCCGACACTCTCAGGAGGGGCATAGAGACCATGCTCTACGAGGGCGCCTTTCTGCCCGCCAACAGGGGGGACTACGTAAGGCTGAGCGAGCTCATCGACCAGGTCGCCGATGCCGCCGAGAGCGCGGCCCACACCCTCATACTGGCCAAGCCGAAGGTTCCGAAGGAGCTGAGGGCCGAGATCATGAGGCTCGTGGAGTCCGCCGTTGAGACCTACGGGGTTCTCGTTCAGGCGGTGAACGCTATGAACTCGGACGTTGACAGGGCGATAGAGCTGGCCAAGGCCGTGGAGGATGCCGAGGAGATAGCCGACGAGGTTGAGTACGACGTCAAGGGCAAGGTTTTTGAGAGCGAGACCGTTACGACCTACGCAAAGCTCGTCTGGAACCAGATACTGACGAAGATAGGAGACATAGCCGACCGCGCCGAGGACGCGTCGGATCAGGTCATGCTCATGGCGATAAAGAGAAGAGGATGA
- a CDS encoding AAA family ATPase: MNVEELKRVLADQWDTLSRKLERENIVGRELKGRILANFSPTAHIITGPRRSGKSVLSATLPGRPLYVNFEDPAMAGFAIGDYRRLMQAGYELFGEFDYVVLDEVQEVEGWERMVSVLRDDYPTVLTSSLP; this comes from the coding sequence ATGAACGTTGAGGAACTTAAGAGGGTGCTGGCTGATCAGTGGGATACCCTGAGCAGGAAGCTTGAGCGGGAGAACATCGTCGGGAGAGAGCTGAAGGGGAGGATTCTTGCTAACTTCAGCCCAACGGCTCACATAATAACCGGGCCGAGGCGCTCCGGAAAATCTGTTCTCTCGGCGACCCTTCCCGGCAGACCACTGTACGTGAACTTTGAGGATCCTGCGATGGCGGGTTTCGCGATTGGGGACTATAGGAGGCTTATGCAGGCAGGTTACGAGCTTTTTGGTGAGTTTGATTACGTGGTTCTTGACGAGGTTCAGGAAGTCGAGGGCTGGGAGAGGATGGTTTCGGTTCTTAGGGACGACTATCCAACGGTGCTGACCTCCTCCCTGCCGTGA
- a CDS encoding ATP-binding protein — translation MPFSFREFLTYREIEPDVKITKDEALIKRALTEYIERGGFPEALHFGREYLINLYNDIITRDVIVRYGLRNVRELKEVAFYLFSNFAGRFTYSKTKNALGIGNIETVKNYVEYLESAYLIFELPKFSFKPKEVVRSDKKVYAVDTGMLNAVLPKVSENIGRLMENAVFIELLRFKYYKRHSVELYHYRDTKGEVDFVVRDKGETELIQVTYASSEDEVASREVENLFRVMKLFGVNRGTLVTWDYSDEIVENGLKVEAVPLWRWLLNSHVKLFNQDPNI, via the coding sequence CTGCCGTTTTCGTTCAGGGAGTTTTTAACGTACCGGGAAATTGAGCCGGATGTTAAGATAACGAAGGACGAGGCTCTGATAAAGAGGGCCCTAACGGAGTACATCGAGCGCGGTGGCTTCCCGGAGGCTCTGCACTTCGGCAGGGAGTACCTCATAAATCTCTACAACGATATCATCACGAGGGACGTCATAGTCCGCTACGGCCTCAGAAACGTCCGTGAGCTGAAGGAGGTCGCCTTCTACCTCTTCTCGAACTTCGCCGGACGATTTACATACAGCAAGACAAAGAACGCCCTCGGAATCGGTAACATCGAGACGGTGAAGAACTACGTCGAGTACCTTGAATCTGCCTACCTGATTTTTGAGCTTCCCAAGTTCTCCTTCAAGCCCAAAGAAGTTGTGAGGAGCGATAAGAAGGTCTACGCAGTTGACACGGGAATGCTCAACGCGGTCCTGCCAAAGGTTTCGGAAAACATCGGTAGGCTCATGGAGAACGCAGTTTTCATTGAACTCCTACGGTTCAAATATTACAAGAGACACAGTGTTGAACTCTACCATTATCGGGACACTAAGGGCGAGGTGGACTTTGTTGTGAGGGATAAAGGGGAGACCGAACTCATACAGGTTACGTATGCCTCAAGTGAGGATGAAGTAGCTTCAAGGGAGGTGGAGAACCTTTTCAGGGTTATGAAACTGTTTGGTGTGAACAGGGGGACGCTGGTGACGTGGGACTACTCCGATGAAATAGTAGAGAACGGGCTGAAGGTCGAGGCGGTTCCCTTGTGGAGATGGCTTTTAAATTCCCACGTCAAACTTTTTAATCAAGACCCGAATATTTAG
- a CDS encoding hydroxyacid dehydrogenase, with protein sequence MKVLVAAPLHEKAIEVLKNAGFDVVFEEYPDEARLLELVGDVEAIIVRSKPKVTRKVIEAAPKLRVIGRAGVGLDNIDLEAAKERGIKVVNSPGASSRSVAELAVALMFNVARKVAFADRKMREGTWAKKQAMGIELEGKTLGVVGFGRIGYEVAKIARALGMNVLLYDPYPNEERAREVGGTFASLEDLLRESDVVTLHVPLIEATHHLINEERLRLMKSTAILINAARGAVVDTDALVKALQEGWIAGAGLDVFEEEPLPADHPLTKLDNVVLTPHIGASTVEAQMRAGVQVAEQIVEVLKG encoded by the coding sequence GTGAAGGTTTTGGTTGCGGCACCGCTGCACGAGAAGGCGATTGAGGTTTTAAAGAATGCCGGTTTTGACGTTGTTTTTGAGGAGTATCCCGATGAGGCCCGCCTTCTGGAGCTCGTCGGGGACGTTGAGGCTATAATAGTCAGGAGCAAGCCGAAGGTGACGAGAAAGGTCATCGAGGCCGCCCCGAAGCTCAGGGTCATAGGAAGGGCGGGCGTCGGTCTGGACAACATCGATCTTGAGGCCGCCAAGGAGCGCGGAATAAAGGTCGTGAACAGTCCCGGCGCCTCGAGCAGGAGCGTCGCCGAACTCGCCGTTGCGCTTATGTTCAACGTGGCCAGGAAGGTTGCCTTTGCCGACAGGAAGATGCGCGAGGGAACCTGGGCCAAGAAGCAGGCCATGGGAATCGAGCTTGAGGGCAAGACCCTTGGGGTTGTTGGCTTTGGAAGGATAGGCTACGAGGTCGCCAAGATAGCCCGCGCCCTCGGCATGAACGTCCTGCTCTACGACCCCTATCCGAACGAAGAGAGGGCCAGGGAAGTCGGTGGAACCTTCGCCTCCCTTGAGGACCTCCTCAGGGAGAGCGACGTTGTCACCCTCCACGTTCCCCTCATCGAAGCTACCCACCACCTAATAAACGAGGAGAGGCTTAGGCTGATGAAGTCCACCGCAATACTTATCAACGCGGCTAGGGGCGCCGTCGTTGACACCGATGCACTTGTCAAAGCCCTCCAGGAGGGCTGGATCGCCGGTGCCGGCCTCGACGTCTTCGAGGAGGAGCCGCTCCCGGCCGACCACCCGCTCACCAAGCTTGACAACGTTGTCCTGACCCCCCACATCGGCGCCTCGACCGTCGAGGCCCAGATGAGGGCAGGTGTTCAGGTCGCGGAGCAGATAGTCGAGGTTCTGAAGGGCTGA